Proteins co-encoded in one Streptomyces roseochromogenus subsp. oscitans DS 12.976 genomic window:
- a CDS encoding sensor histidine kinase, whose amino-acid sequence MRAPVQMKRPRRTGRQTAPEGTVQHNPVGTGRPVHVRTRLIVAVAVVAAAVAGAGAPSLLSASQDVSDSQDLVTLSGRTEDALALAHSLADERDEVTSYIAAGRPQAKAPSEDRSARVDRQVEDLRAESDTPADLRGELDGIAAVRHDALTGKSSALQAHRAYSAAITELHRLAEQLADQTPPRAGSGAHALAELDSAVQQSAAARGLLLAALNVPSVSRTVINPVTGLPSTTSTASAADAKQRDELTAAAQQARLRADAALADFRATAPKTAVDAYDSTVTGSDVNSADKYLATLTDQPTLADSELTTSTKKLDAALSARVDLMRGAESALYDHRTKDLAKLRDDDVTALEIRIAVLGALMLVAVGLATAMARTLTRPLSVLRRGSARLAESADPAAQEPIAFTGRNDEFAQVVRSVNALHAHAVALREQTVTAHERVTTLETDRKHLVGQRQKMADAREALQAELSQAAEQLERLRTSIGNTFVNLSLRTLGLVERQLAVIEGLEEREHDPDRLATLFKLDHFATVMRRHSENLLVLAGAEHVQQHHGSVPLVDVVRAGVSEIERYERVRIAALPPHAHVAGFAADDLSHLLAELMENATSFSPPELPVEVSGWLLESGEVMLSVQDEGIGMATDRLERLNTRLADFDPESPYDQEAADGLGLGLYVVARLAHRHGVRVQLREQKQGGIAAVVVLPATLLAEAPPAALPPQTTSMSSTAAFSLPGADAEVNSNVLHGRTKDTDLLVALAERAVRDAADAPEGPAEPTEPAEPTVPTGHAADVPSEHAVHEQAAPVTQDTETRPKAPPETFAESTMELLLPDITADSRPDPMAGETDPTAGADMADPRAGAGRTDLTAGMAGPTADRAGSAPMDPAAADGGDAPQGPPAPGDESGTGGARGSEFPDEGEAEAVTAKGLPKRTPKITAPEQAPRQRTGTVDAEALRRRLGGFRRGAQAGYHDVEAEIAEQTGEFRTPATGGTVEEASS is encoded by the coding sequence ATGCGAGCACCGGTGCAGATGAAGCGGCCTCGGCGCACAGGCAGGCAGACGGCCCCCGAAGGGACCGTCCAGCACAACCCCGTGGGCACCGGCCGCCCCGTCCATGTGCGCACGCGGCTGATCGTCGCCGTCGCCGTGGTGGCCGCCGCCGTCGCGGGAGCCGGTGCGCCCTCCCTGCTCTCCGCCTCCCAGGACGTCAGCGACTCCCAGGACCTGGTGACGCTGTCCGGCCGCACCGAGGACGCCCTCGCCCTCGCGCACTCCCTGGCCGACGAGCGTGACGAGGTCACCTCCTACATCGCGGCAGGGCGGCCCCAGGCGAAGGCCCCCTCCGAGGACCGCAGCGCTCGGGTCGACCGGCAGGTCGAGGACCTGCGCGCCGAGAGCGACACCCCGGCGGACCTGCGAGGCGAGCTCGACGGCATCGCCGCCGTCCGGCACGACGCCCTCACCGGCAAGAGCAGCGCCCTCCAGGCCCACCGGGCCTACTCGGCGGCCATCACCGAACTGCACCGGCTCGCCGAGCAGCTGGCCGACCAGACACCCCCGCGGGCCGGGTCCGGCGCCCACGCGCTCGCCGAACTCGACTCCGCCGTCCAGCAGTCCGCCGCCGCCCGCGGTCTGCTGCTGGCCGCGCTGAACGTGCCGTCCGTCTCACGGACGGTGATCAACCCCGTCACCGGCCTGCCCAGCACGACCTCCACCGCCTCCGCGGCCGATGCGAAACAGCGCGACGAACTGACCGCCGCCGCCCAGCAGGCCCGGCTGCGCGCCGACGCGGCCCTCGCCGACTTCCGTGCCACCGCCCCCAAGACGGCCGTCGACGCCTACGACTCCACGGTCACCGGCTCCGACGTCAACTCGGCGGACAAGTACCTGGCCACGCTCACCGACCAGCCGACGCTGGCCGACAGCGAGCTGACCACCAGCACCAAGAAGCTGGACGCGGCCCTGTCCGCCCGCGTCGACCTGATGCGCGGCGCCGAATCGGCCCTCTACGACCACCGCACCAAGGACCTGGCGAAACTCCGGGACGACGACGTCACGGCCCTGGAGATCCGCATCGCCGTGCTCGGCGCCCTGATGCTGGTGGCCGTCGGCCTCGCCACGGCCATGGCCCGCACGCTGACCCGCCCGCTGTCCGTCCTGCGGCGCGGCTCGGCCCGCCTGGCGGAGTCCGCGGACCCGGCCGCCCAGGAGCCGATCGCCTTCACCGGCCGCAACGACGAGTTCGCCCAGGTCGTCCGCTCGGTCAACGCCCTGCACGCACACGCCGTCGCCCTGCGCGAGCAGACCGTCACCGCGCACGAGCGGGTCACCACCCTGGAGACCGACCGCAAGCACCTGGTCGGCCAGCGCCAGAAGATGGCCGACGCCCGTGAGGCCCTGCAAGCCGAGCTGAGCCAGGCCGCCGAGCAGCTGGAGCGGCTGCGCACCAGCATCGGCAACACGTTCGTGAACCTCTCGCTGCGCACCCTCGGCCTGGTCGAACGCCAGCTCGCGGTGATCGAGGGCCTGGAGGAACGCGAACACGACCCCGACCGTCTCGCCACCCTCTTCAAGCTGGACCACTTCGCCACGGTCATGCGCCGGCACAGCGAGAACCTGCTGGTGCTGGCCGGCGCCGAGCACGTCCAGCAGCACCACGGCTCCGTTCCGCTGGTCGACGTGGTCCGGGCGGGCGTCAGCGAGATCGAGCGCTACGAACGCGTCCGCATCGCCGCGCTCCCGCCGCACGCCCACGTGGCGGGCTTCGCCGCCGACGACCTCTCCCACCTGCTGGCCGAACTGATGGAGAACGCCACCTCGTTCTCCCCGCCGGAGCTGCCGGTGGAGGTCTCCGGCTGGCTGCTGGAGAGCGGCGAGGTGATGCTGTCCGTCCAGGACGAGGGCATCGGCATGGCGACCGACCGGCTGGAGCGCCTCAACACCCGCCTCGCCGACTTCGACCCCGAGTCGCCGTACGACCAGGAGGCCGCGGACGGCCTCGGCCTCGGCCTGTACGTCGTCGCCCGGCTCGCCCACCGCCACGGTGTCCGCGTTCAGCTGCGCGAGCAGAAGCAGGGCGGCATCGCCGCGGTCGTCGTCCTGCCGGCCACCCTCCTGGCCGAGGCCCCGCCGGCCGCGCTGCCCCCGCAGACCACCTCCATGAGCTCCACGGCCGCCTTCTCCCTCCCGGGTGCCGACGCCGAGGTCAACTCCAACGTCCTGCACGGCCGCACCAAGGACACGGACCTGTTGGTCGCGTTGGCGGAACGCGCGGTCCGGGACGCCGCCGACGCCCCCGAAGGCCCGGCAGAGCCCACGGAGCCCGCAGAGCCGACGGTCCCGACGGGTCATGCTGCCGACGTCCCGTCGGAGCACGCGGTCCACGAACAGGCCGCCCCGGTCACCCAGGACACGGAAACCCGCCCGAAGGCTCCGCCGGAAACGTTTGCCGAGTCGACGATGGAGCTCCTGCTCCCGGACATCACGGCGGACTCCAGGCCGGATCCCATGGCCGGCGAGACGGATCCGACGGCCGGCGCCGACATGGCGGATCCCAGGGCCGGGGCCGGTAGGACAGATCTGACGGCCGGCATGGCAGGTCCCACGGCCGACCGAGCGGGCTCGGCACCCATGGACCCGGCGGCCGCCGATGGCGGGGACGCCCCACAGGGGCCACCCGCACCCGGCGACGAAAGTGGTACGGGTGGTGCGCGTGGGAGCGAATTCCCCGACGAAGGCGAAGCCGAGGCGGTCACGGCCAAGGGCCTCCCCAAGCGCACACCCAAGATCACCGCACCAGAGCAGGCTCCGCGCCAGCGGACCGGCACTGTCGACGCCGAAGCCCTCCGCAGGAGACTCGGCGGCTTCCGCCGCGGCGCTCAGGCCGGCTACCACGACGTCGAGGCGGAGATCGCCGAACAGACCGGCGAGTTCAGGACACCAGCTACGGGGGGCACCGTCGAGGAGGCAAGCAGTTGA
- a CDS encoding protein phosphatase 2C domain-containing protein, translating into MRTDLVSEPGDANRPNEDFAGVGLPASGQGGCVIVLDGVTPPKGETGCLHSVPWFTTRLGGALTELTVSSRDLTLPEILARAIGRTAGAHAQTCELSHPRTPQATVALARWSAEAVEYLVLSDSALLLQGADGTVTPVLDDRLDRLPRSALATEAQVDATLRNKEGGFFTAAADPSVAARAVAGTVPRREVRALAALTDGAARWTEKFHEGDWRALFEMVAKDGARSLVDRVRELETADREERAFLRRSKTHDDATVVYVEL; encoded by the coding sequence ATGCGAACTGATCTCGTTTCGGAACCCGGCGACGCGAACCGCCCCAACGAGGACTTCGCCGGTGTCGGACTACCCGCCTCCGGACAGGGAGGTTGCGTGATCGTCCTGGACGGAGTGACTCCACCGAAGGGTGAGACGGGGTGTCTGCATTCGGTCCCCTGGTTCACCACACGGCTCGGTGGCGCGCTGACCGAACTGACCGTTTCGAGCAGAGATCTGACGCTCCCGGAGATCCTGGCGCGGGCGATCGGCCGCACCGCCGGGGCCCATGCGCAAACCTGTGAACTTTCTCACCCGCGAACTCCTCAGGCGACTGTCGCCCTGGCCCGCTGGTCCGCCGAAGCGGTCGAGTACCTGGTGCTGTCCGACTCCGCGCTGCTGCTGCAGGGTGCAGACGGGACGGTGACCCCGGTCCTGGACGACCGGCTGGACCGGCTGCCGCGCTCCGCGCTCGCCACCGAGGCACAGGTGGACGCCACACTGCGCAACAAGGAGGGCGGTTTCTTCACGGCCGCCGCCGATCCCTCGGTGGCCGCCCGCGCGGTAGCCGGCACCGTGCCCCGCCGTGAGGTGCGTGCCCTGGCCGCGCTGACGGACGGTGCGGCCCGCTGGACGGAGAAGTTCCACGAGGGCGACTGGCGGGCCCTGTTCGAGATGGTCGCGAAGGACGGCGCCCGGTCGCTGGTGGACCGGGTGCGGGAGCTGGAGACTGCGGACCGGGAGGAGCGTGCGTTCCTGCGGCGGAGCAAGACGCACGACGACGCGACGGTGGTGTACGTGGAGCTGTGA
- a CDS encoding MarR family winged helix-turn-helix transcriptional regulator produces MHEDGNGDAHSGAHQVTPSGADQEFLALERELTVLLRRARANQGEMAREVHPDLESSAYGLLIRLDECGGQRATELAGYIGVGKATMSRQLRALEELGLIAREPDPADGRAWLVTLTDEGRGRVGKVREARRARYVSQLAHWDRREVAELARLLNQLNGVMEK; encoded by the coding sequence GTGCACGAGGACGGAAACGGCGACGCACACAGCGGCGCCCACCAGGTGACGCCCAGTGGTGCAGACCAGGAATTCCTGGCACTGGAGCGGGAGTTGACCGTGCTGCTGCGGCGAGCCCGGGCCAACCAGGGCGAGATGGCCCGCGAGGTCCATCCCGACCTGGAGTCCTCCGCGTACGGCCTGCTCATCCGGCTGGACGAGTGCGGCGGCCAGCGGGCCACGGAACTCGCCGGCTACATCGGCGTCGGCAAGGCCACCATGTCCCGCCAGCTGCGGGCCCTGGAGGAACTGGGCCTGATCGCCCGCGAACCCGACCCCGCCGACGGTCGCGCCTGGCTCGTCACCCTGACCGACGAGGGACGCGGCCGGGTCGGCAAGGTCCGCGAGGCGCGCCGCGCCCGCTACGTCAGCCAGCTCGCCCACTGGGACCGCAGGGAGGTCGCGGAACTGGCCCGGCTGCTGAATCAGTTGAACGGCGTCATGGAGAAGTAG
- a CDS encoding lysozyme has translation MSVHRPGSGRPVRPRPLAVLVTALLAALSLTLPLTSAHAATTPRRGSAYMGMGVPAHDGRHGAPTSAGVTQTEGVDVSAYQGNVAWSTLWSSGVRWAYTKATEGTYYTNPYFAQQYNGSYNVGMIRGSYHFATPDTTSGATQASYFVSHGGGWSKDGKTLPGALDIEWNPYGAACYGRTASEMVSWIADFITTYKSLTSRYPVIYTATSWWTQCTGDYGGFAANNPLWIARYASDPGTLPAGWSYYTMWQYTSSGPTVGDHDKFNGALDRVQALANG, from the coding sequence ATGTCCGTGCACAGACCCGGCTCCGGCCGTCCCGTCCGACCGCGCCCGCTCGCCGTCCTCGTCACGGCCCTCCTCGCGGCGCTCTCCCTCACCCTTCCTCTCACCTCTGCCCACGCCGCGACCACGCCCAGGCGCGGCTCCGCCTACATGGGCATGGGCGTCCCCGCGCACGACGGGCGGCACGGAGCCCCCACCTCCGCCGGCGTCACCCAGACCGAGGGCGTGGACGTCTCCGCCTACCAGGGCAACGTCGCCTGGTCGACCCTGTGGAGCAGCGGGGTGCGCTGGGCCTACACCAAGGCGACGGAGGGCACGTACTACACGAACCCGTACTTCGCGCAGCAGTACAACGGCTCGTACAACGTGGGCATGATCCGCGGCTCCTACCACTTCGCGACCCCGGACACCACCAGCGGCGCCACCCAGGCGAGCTATTTCGTCAGCCACGGCGGTGGCTGGTCCAAGGACGGCAAGACCCTCCCCGGCGCGCTCGACATCGAGTGGAACCCGTACGGCGCTGCCTGCTACGGCAGGACCGCGAGCGAGATGGTCAGCTGGATCGCCGACTTCATCACCACGTACAAGTCCCTGACCAGCCGGTACCCCGTGATCTACACGGCGACCAGCTGGTGGACCCAGTGCACCGGCGACTACGGCGGTTTCGCGGCCAACAACCCGCTGTGGATCGCCCGGTACGCCTCGGACCCGGGGACGCTGCCGGCCGGCTGGTCGTACTACACGATGTGGCAGTACACCTCCTCCGGCCCGACGGTCGGCGACCACGACAAGTTCAACGGCGCCCTGGACCGGGTGCAGGCACTGGCGAACGGCTAG
- a CDS encoding PAS domain-containing protein, which produces MERQSTYTATATIDEHGILTSWSEGAERLLGYDSPAVVGRPATALLAADGSTARRILAGRERWNGTVPLRHRDGRLLELGVLAHRRISAAGVTDWLVVSAVTARPGPPRGEPLEEWTFLQSPFPLAIFDADLRLVRANRRMEHALALPEAAMRGLRLPHILPGAASEEADRSMRQALESGRPQETQARLGPEFGRTTMFSPLKDAGGRVRAVCLSTEVPAPDSAGRPRPPGESGSRVGSAADQARAAQELGEVTVPRLADVMAVDLLDSPRDADEDPAP; this is translated from the coding sequence ATGGAGCGACAGTCGACATACACGGCCACGGCCACCATCGATGAGCACGGCATCCTCACGAGCTGGAGCGAAGGCGCGGAGCGGCTGCTCGGCTACGACTCCCCGGCCGTCGTCGGTCGGCCGGCCACCGCGCTGCTCGCCGCCGACGGCTCGACGGCCCGGCGGATCCTCGCCGGGCGCGAGCGCTGGAACGGCACCGTCCCGCTGCGGCACCGCGACGGCCGGCTGCTGGAGCTGGGCGTGCTCGCGCACCGCCGGATCTCGGCCGCCGGCGTCACCGACTGGCTCGTGGTGAGCGCCGTGACGGCCCGGCCCGGGCCGCCCCGCGGCGAACCGCTGGAGGAGTGGACCTTCCTGCAGTCCCCCTTCCCCCTGGCGATCTTCGACGCCGACCTGCGGCTCGTGCGCGCCAACCGCCGCATGGAGCACGCCCTCGCCCTGCCCGAGGCCGCCATGCGCGGACTGCGGCTGCCGCACATCCTCCCCGGTGCCGCGAGCGAGGAGGCCGACCGGTCGATGCGCCAGGCGCTGGAGTCCGGCCGGCCGCAGGAAACCCAGGCCCGGCTCGGCCCGGAGTTCGGCCGTACCACCATGTTCAGCCCGCTGAAGGACGCCGGCGGCCGGGTGCGCGCCGTCTGTCTGTCCACGGAGGTGCCCGCCCCGGACTCCGCCGGCCGGCCGCGCCCGCCGGGCGAGAGCGGCTCGCGTGTCGGCTCGGCGGCGGACCAGGCCCGCGCCGCGCAGGAACTGGGCGAGGTCACCGTCCCCCGGCTCGCCGACGTCATGGCGGTCGACCTGCTCGACTCCCCGCGCGACGCGGACGAGGACCCCGCCCCC
- a CDS encoding ATP-binding SpoIIE family protein phosphatase, with protein sequence EWAAADPGAAWLRASGARALLAVPLLVQGSTLGVALFGRRPGRGPFGPEELRLAQEFTARAAAGIRQARSYTRARTTTMALQHSLLPHTLPEQAALEIATRYLPAATRAGVGGDWFDVIPLSGARVALVVGDVVGHGIRASATMGRLRTAVRTLADVDLPADELLTHLDDLVLRLAADEGSADPAAETAGGIGTTCLYAVYDPVSRRCTLARAGHPPPAVVSPDGAVRFLDVPAGPPLGLGGLPFEAIETDLPEGSLLVLYTNGLFEAREHDIDEALDKMFAALGRPAKSLDALCDHVLTALLSHRPDDDIALLVARTRVLHEDRVAAWELRNDPTDVSRARHLVHDQLTTWDLEEAAFPTELMVSELVTNAMRYGRPPIQLRLIHRDATLICEVYDSSGTTPHMRRARIFDEGGRGLLLVAQLADRWGTRHDRVGKTVWAEQSLSGASG encoded by the coding sequence GAGTGGGCGGCGGCGGACCCTGGCGCGGCCTGGCTGCGCGCCTCCGGGGCGCGCGCGCTGCTGGCGGTGCCGCTGCTCGTCCAGGGCAGCACGCTCGGCGTGGCGCTCTTCGGCCGGCGCCCAGGGCGGGGGCCGTTCGGCCCGGAGGAGCTGCGGCTGGCGCAGGAGTTCACAGCCAGGGCGGCCGCCGGCATCCGGCAGGCCCGGTCCTACACACGCGCCCGCACCACCACCATGGCGCTGCAGCACAGCCTGCTCCCGCACACGCTGCCCGAGCAGGCGGCCCTGGAGATCGCCACCCGCTATCTGCCCGCCGCGACCCGGGCCGGGGTGGGCGGCGACTGGTTCGACGTGATCCCGCTGTCCGGGGCGCGGGTGGCACTCGTCGTGGGCGATGTGGTGGGCCACGGCATCCGCGCCTCGGCCACCATGGGCCGGCTGCGCACCGCCGTACGCACCCTCGCCGATGTCGATCTGCCGGCCGACGAACTCCTCACGCACCTCGACGACCTGGTCCTCCGGCTCGCCGCCGACGAGGGCAGCGCGGACCCGGCCGCCGAGACCGCCGGCGGCATCGGCACCACCTGTCTGTACGCGGTCTACGACCCGGTCTCGCGCCGCTGCACCCTGGCCCGGGCCGGGCATCCGCCGCCCGCCGTGGTCAGCCCGGACGGCGCCGTGCGCTTCCTGGACGTGCCCGCGGGGCCGCCGCTCGGGCTCGGCGGGCTGCCGTTCGAGGCCATCGAGACCGATCTGCCCGAGGGCAGCCTGCTCGTGCTCTACACCAACGGGCTGTTCGAGGCCCGCGAGCACGACATCGACGAGGCGCTGGACAAGATGTTCGCCGCGCTCGGCCGGCCCGCGAAGTCGCTGGACGCGCTCTGCGACCATGTGCTCACCGCGCTGCTGAGCCACCGCCCGGACGACGACATCGCCCTGCTCGTCGCCCGCACCCGGGTCCTGCACGAGGACCGGGTCGCCGCCTGGGAGCTGCGGAACGACCCCACGGACGTCTCCCGCGCCCGCCACCTGGTCCACGACCAGCTGACCACGTGGGACCTGGAGGAAGCCGCCTTCCCCACCGAGCTGATGGTCAGCGAGCTGGTCACCAACGCCATGCGCTACGGCCGCCCGCCCATCCAGCTCCGGCTGATCCACCGGGACGCGACCCTGATCTGCGAGGTGTACGACTCCAGCGGCACCACCCCGCACATGCGGCGCGCCCGTATCTTCGACGAGGGCGGCCGGGGCCTGCTGCTGGTCGCCCAGCTGGCCGACCGCTGGGGCACCCGGCACGACCGGGTCGGCAAGACGGTGTGGGCGGAGCAGTCGCTCTCCGGGGCGTCCGGGTGA
- a CDS encoding DUF1153 domain-containing protein, which yields MSTHLWQRPFLLAAASAALVTVTACGAQAVTHAAPAATGYSALAQQSSHCGEGGEGGKGGAPGQPGEPGQPGKPGCSVFNGLQDLPDKSKSDLSQLDKARIALTVLTGRVTQADAAKKYKISEQEISNWERQLLNGDWLAFLQPESQ from the coding sequence ATGTCCACACACCTCTGGCAGCGTCCCTTCCTCCTCGCGGCGGCCTCCGCGGCTCTCGTCACCGTCACCGCGTGCGGCGCCCAGGCAGTCACCCACGCGGCCCCGGCCGCCACCGGCTACTCGGCTCTGGCGCAGCAGTCGTCGCACTGCGGCGAAGGCGGCGAAGGCGGCAAGGGCGGCGCGCCCGGACAGCCGGGTGAGCCCGGCCAGCCCGGCAAGCCGGGCTGCTCCGTGTTCAACGGCCTGCAGGACCTGCCCGACAAATCGAAGTCGGACCTCTCCCAGCTGGACAAGGCGCGGATCGCGCTGACCGTGCTGACGGGCCGGGTCACCCAGGCCGACGCGGCCAAGAAGTACAAGATCTCGGAGCAGGAAATCAGCAACTGGGAGCGTCAGCTCCTGAACGGCGACTGGCTCGCATTTCTGCAGCCGGAATCTCAGTGA
- a CDS encoding serine/threonine-protein kinase: MSWPPKSPSGLIGAEIAGYRVERELGRGGMAVVYQAKDLRLGRTVALKLLAPQYTRNDAFRRRFTQESRVAAAIDHPNIVPVFEAGEFDGLLYIAMCYVSGQDLRALIDQEGRLPVAVALRMAAQLASALDAAHARELVHRDVKPGNVLVAKVVDSDHPEHVYLTDFGLAKKSLSLTGFTTAGEFVGTLDYVAPERIAGRPVDGRADLYSLACVVHEMLTGAPPFRREDQLELLWAHQYDPPPALSEERPDIPAAADAVLRRALAKAPDDRYDSCLEFVAALRDAVAEPVPRRRTPTAVDRVPPPEPPSWARPFLI; encoded by the coding sequence GTGAGTTGGCCCCCCAAGAGCCCCTCCGGCCTGATCGGGGCCGAGATCGCGGGCTACCGGGTGGAACGCGAACTCGGCCGAGGTGGCATGGCCGTCGTCTACCAGGCCAAGGATCTGCGCCTCGGCCGGACGGTCGCGCTCAAGCTGCTCGCCCCGCAGTACACCCGCAACGACGCCTTCCGTCGTCGTTTCACCCAGGAGTCACGGGTGGCGGCCGCCATCGACCATCCCAACATCGTCCCCGTCTTCGAGGCCGGCGAGTTCGACGGGCTCCTCTACATCGCCATGTGCTACGTCTCCGGGCAGGATCTGCGCGCCCTGATCGACCAGGAGGGCCGGCTGCCGGTGGCGGTCGCGCTGCGCATGGCGGCCCAGCTGGCCTCCGCCCTGGACGCGGCCCACGCGCGCGAGCTGGTGCACCGGGACGTCAAACCCGGCAACGTCCTGGTCGCCAAGGTCGTCGACAGCGACCACCCCGAGCACGTCTATCTCACCGACTTCGGGCTGGCGAAGAAGTCGCTGTCGCTCACCGGGTTCACCACCGCGGGCGAGTTCGTCGGCACCCTCGACTATGTGGCGCCCGAGCGGATCGCCGGGCGCCCGGTGGACGGCCGGGCCGATCTGTACAGCCTGGCCTGCGTCGTGCACGAGATGCTCACGGGTGCCCCGCCCTTCCGGCGGGAGGACCAGCTCGAACTGCTCTGGGCCCACCAGTACGACCCGCCGCCCGCCCTCAGCGAGGAGCGGCCGGACATCCCGGCGGCCGCCGACGCGGTTCTCCGGCGTGCCCTGGCGAAGGCCCCGGACGACCGCTACGACTCCTGTCTGGAGTTCGTCGCGGCCCTGCGCGACGCGGTCGCCGAGCCCGTCCCCCGCCGCCGTACGCCGACCGCGGTGGACCGGGTTCCGCCGCCTGAGCCGCCTTCCTGGGCGCGGCCGTTCCTCATCTGA